A single genomic interval of Musa acuminata AAA Group cultivar baxijiao chromosome BXJ3-4, Cavendish_Baxijiao_AAA, whole genome shotgun sequence harbors:
- the LOC135636812 gene encoding uncharacterized protein LOC135636812, whose protein sequence is MTTEEDPIVQASKTRRERLSALRAAKEYHSMPDDAATEDEAKANSPADDHVVVKEMDAEEDPIEQAASARRERIKALKMAKELLDTPDEEAAKHDNKTEDSEDEMPSMKFRNYLPHDKQLQEGKVAPATLPKFEDPVAAAPLPPEKIEDPFLNIAPKKPNWDLRRDVQKKLDKLERRTQKALYKLMQEQEKETEAMDVENGVAED, encoded by the exons ATGACCACCGAAGAGGACCCGATCGTGCAAGCAAGCAAAACCCGCCGCGAGAGGTTGAGTGCTCTACGCGCGGCTAAGGAGTACCACAGCATGCCGGACGATGCAGCGACCGAGGACGAAGCCAAAGCAAATAGCCCGGCAGATGATCACGTTGTGGT GAAAGAAATGGATGCAGAGGAAGATCCAATTGAACAAGCTGCTTCTGCACGGCGTGAAAGGATAAAAGCTCTTAAGATGGCCAAAGAGCTTTTGGATACGCCAGATGAAGAAGCTGCAAAACATGATAATAAGACAGAAGACTCTGAGGATGA GATGCCAAGTATGAAGTTCAGAAACTACCTTCCACATGACAAGCAACTACAGGAGGGCAAGGTGGCTCCAGCAACCCTACCAAAATTCGAAGATCCAGTTGCCGCTGCACCTCTTCCACCGGAGAAAATTGAG GACCCTTTTCTAAATATTGCCCCAAAGAAACCTAATTGGGATCTGCGGAGGGATGTGCAGAAGAAACTTGACAAGCTCGAAAGGCGAACACAAAAAGCACTATACAAGCTCATGC AAGAGCAAGAAAAGGAGACAGAGGCAATGGACGTAGAGAATGGCGTAGCTGAAGATTGA